Genomic DNA from bacterium:
ATCGCGGAGCAGGCGCTGCGCGCGTTCGGGCACGTCGACATCTTGGTGAACAACGCCGGCATCATGGACGTGTCCGCGTTTGCAACGCAGGACCCGGCGACCTGGACGCAGATGATCGACGTGAACGTCTACGGGATGCTGACCCTGACCCGGGCGTTGCTCCCGGCGATGACGGCGCGCAAGACGGGACGGATCATCAACCTGTCGTCCCAGCTCGGTCACGCGGGCGGCGAGAATTTTGCCGTCTATTCGGGGACGAAGGGCTTCGTGCTTGCCTATACTAAGTCGCTTGCCCGAGAGGTCGGTCCGCACGGGATCACGGTCAACGCGATCTGTCCCGGCGGCATCGTCACGGACATGAACCGGCACATCTATCCGCCGGAACGCCAGCGAGCGCGCGCCGCCGAGCTGCCCCTGCGGCGCTTGGGGGATCCCGACGATATCGCGCGCGCCGCCGTGTACCTGGCGTCGGACGATGGGCGCTTCGTGACCGGTCAGTGTCTCGACGTCAACGGCGGCTCGATCATGGTCTAGGCACGCGCCCCGTCGATCTCCACGACCTTGCGCCGGTTGCCGTGGCCGCGGACGATGCGGACGCGGGACCGCGGAACGCCGAAGTGGTCGGCCAGGGCTTCGACGAGCGCCGCGTTGGCGCGTCCTTCGTGCGGGGGGGCGGTTACGGCGACGCGAAGGGTGCCGTCGTCCTGCGGTTCGACCCGGGTCCCCCTGGCTCTCGGGACAACCAGCACAGTCAGCCGCACGATCTCACGCTCCCTCGGCGCTGCACGCTCCCGGCCATGCCGGTGCGATCAGGGTTCGGCGCCGGCCCGTGGCGCGCCCTCCGTGGCAGGCCCCGTTGACCCCGGTCTTGTGGCTTGCTATCGTGCAAGCGTGTCCCGGAAGATGCGCGCAGGCGCGATGCGACCGATCGTCCGTGCTCGCCTCGGGTGTGCGTCCGCTCCATGCATGGCGGGACGGCCTCCAGCCCCCGGACATTCGCATGGCCCCGGCGATTGCCCCGGGTGGGTGACGCGCTGGTAGCGGATGCCCAAACCCGCGATCGCCGTTGACATCGAGACGGTCGGCCACGAGTGGGAGATGCTCGCGCCGGAGGTCCGTGCCTACCTGCTCGAACGCGAGCGGGACGAGTCGCGGCGCGCCGAGGTCCCGCAACGGCTCGCGCTTCACCCGGGGACCGGCCGCGTCGTCATGATCGGCGTGTGGTACATCGACGAGGAGCGGGGGCGGGTGCTCGTGGAGGGCGCGCCCGCGGAATGGGCGGCGCTCGACGACCGGGCGCAGATGCTGCAGGGCACGGAGGATGCGATCTTGCGCGAGTTTTGGGGGCTGGTGCGCGAGGTCGGCACGATCGTGACGTTCAACGGGCGGTCGTTCGACGGCCCATACCTCATGATCCGATCGGCGATCCTCGGCGTCGAGCCGAGCCGAAACCTGGTGCCGTACCGGTACAGCTTCCAGGACCACTGTGACCTCGTGGACGTGCTGAGCTTTCGGGGTGCGCGCAACGTCTCGGGGAGCCTCGACTTCTGGTGTCGCCAGTTCGGCATTCCGTCGCCGAAAGAGGAGGTGCGAGGCGCGGCCGTCGGAGACCTATTCCGGGACGAGCGGCTCCGGGATCTCGCGCGGTACTGCCTCGGTGACGCGCGCGCGACCGCCCAACTCTACCGTCGTCTTCGATCGATTGTGAAGGTGCTGGATGCCCGGGGCTGACGTGGACGCGGTCGCCGGCCTGCCGTTCCTCCGGGCATGCCGTCGGCAGGGCACTGCGCGCACGCCCGTGTGGGTGATGCGCCAGGCCGGGCGCTATCTGCCCGAGTACCAGGCCGTGCGCGCCCGGATGAGCCTGCTCGACCTGTGCAAGACTCCCGAGGCCGCGGCCGAGGTGACCGTGCGCGCGGTCGAAGTCCTCGGCGTCGACGCGGCGATCATCTTTGCCGATATCTTGCTCCTCACCGAGCCGCTCGGCGTCGGGTTGTCGTTCGTGCGGGGCGAGGGACCGATGATCCACCGCCCGATCCGGACGCGCGAGGCCGTGCAGGGACTGCCGGACATCGACCCGGCGGAAGGCGTGCCGTTCGTCTTCGAGGCGGTCCGGCTCGCGCGCGAGGGGCTCGGCGGCCGGGTCCCGCTGATCGGGTTTGCGGGCGCGCCCTTCACGGTGGCGTCGTACCTTATCGAGGGGCGGCCGTCGCAGGCCTTTCGCGAGACGAAGCGCCTGATGCACGCGGATCCGGACGCCTGGGATGCGCTGATGGATCGGTTGGCCGGGCTCACCGTCCGCTACCTCAACGGTCAGATCGCCGCCGGGGCGGACGCCGTGCAACTCTTCGACAGCTGGATCGGCTGCCTCTCGCCGGACGACTACCGCCGGTTCGTCCTGCCGCATTCGCGGCGGGTCATCGCGGCCGTCACACCCGGAGCGCCTGTGATTCACTTCGGAACGGGCACCGCGGGGTTGTTGGAACTGATGCGGGAGGCCGGTGGGGATGTGATCGGGTTGGACTGGCGCGTGGACCTCGGCCAGGCGTGGCATCGGCTCGGCGATGGCGTGGCGGTTCAAGGAAACCTCGACCCCGCGCTGCTGCTTGCGTCGCCCGGTGAAATCCGGCGCGGGGTGCGCAGGGTGCTCGAAGCGGCCGGCGGGCGCCCGGGCCACGTGTTCAACCTCGGACACGGCGTGTTGCCCGAGACGCCGTGGGAGCACGTCGTCGCGATGGTCGAGGCGGTGCACGAGTTGAGCGGGGGAACGACATGAGCGCTCCGTTGCGATCGTCCGAGAGGCCGACCGCGTGACCGGGACGCCCGGTGCCGTGCTCTTGATTGCGTACGGGGGTCCGGATACCCTGGCGGACGTGCGTCCGTACCTCGCCAACGTGCTGCGCGGGCGGCACGTGCCACAAACCCGCGTCGACGAGGTGGCGCATCACTACGAGCTGTTTGGCGGGCACTCGCCGCTGACCGAGCTGACGGGCAGGCAGGCGGCATCGCTCGAAGCGATGTTGCGGGCGCGTGGACACACGCTGCCGGTGTACGTTGGCATGCGGAACTGGACGCCGTACCTCTTCGAGACGCTCGCCGAGATGCGCTCGCGCGGCGTCCGGCGGGCGGCCGGCATCATCATGGCGCCCCAGCAGAGCTATTCGAGTTGGGACCAGTATCGGGAGAACGTTGCCGAGGCGCGGTCGCGCGTCGGCGCCGACGCACCGGAGGTCGAGTATATCGCGCCCTGGTACGACGCGCCCGGGTTTGTGGAGGCGCAGGCGGATCGGGCCGCGGCCGCGCTCGCCGCGGTCCCGGCCGGGCGGCGCGTCGATACCCCTCTCGTGTTCACGGCCCACAGCATTCCGGTGCGCATGGCCGACGCGTCGCCGTACGTGGCGCAGGTCGCCGCGTCGGCCCGGCTCGTCGCCGAACGGATCGGGCACAGTCGCTGGTTCATCGCCTACCAGAGCCGGAGCGGCGATCCCAGGGAACCGTGGCTCGCGCCGGATGTGAACGAGATGGTCCGCGACCTCGCCGGTGCCGGCGCACCCGCGGTTGTCGTGATCCCCGTGGGGTTTGTGTCGGATCACATCGAGGTGCGCTACGACCTCGATACCGAGGCCCGCGCCGCGGCGGAGGCGGCCGGCATCGGGTTTTACCGGGCCGGCACCGTCATGGATCATCCGGCGTTCATCGGGGCGCTCGCCGATCGGGTCGAGGCCCTCGTCGCAGCGCCGCGATGACCGCCGCCCGCGCGAGGTTCCGTGAGGCCTGAGCCGCCGGCGGCGTCTGGGACCGGCGCGCCGCGCGGCGGCGCGCCGCCGGCCTCCCGGCCGGTCCGCATCGCCGTCATCGGCGGCGGCGTCGCCGGGCTCGCCGCGGCGCACCGATTGGTCGAGCGTGCATCCGAGACACGCGCCGACCTCGACGTCGTGGTCTGCGAAGCCGGCCCCCACGTCGGTGGTGCGATTCGGACGGAACGGCAAGACGGATACCTGATCGAGGACGGGCCCGATTCGTTTCTCACGGAGAAACCCTGGGCGGTTGCCCTCTGCGGGCGTCTCGGCATCGCCGACCGGTTGATCGGTACCGCGCCCGACCGCCGACAGACGTTCGTAGTACGGGGAGGGCGCCTGCGCGCGCTGCCGGATGGGTTCACGCTGATGGCCCCGATGCGGGTCGGCCCGGTGCTGCGGTCCGACCTGTTCACGTGGCGGGGCAAACTCCGCATGGGCATGGACCTCCTGCTGCCACGCGGGCCGGCGTGCGAGGACGAGAGCCTTGCAGCGTTCGTGACGCGGCGGTTCGGCCGTGAGGTGCTGGACCGGGTCGCGCAGCCGATGGTCGCTGGCATCTACACCGCGGATCCCGAGACGCTTAGCCTCGGTGCCACCATGCCCCGGTTTCTCGACATGGAGCGGAGGCACCGAAGCGTGATCCTGGCGTTGCTCCGCGCCCGCGCCGCTCGGGCCAACGAGGCCGCAGCGCCGACGAGCTCCGGCCCCCGCTGGAGTCTGTTTGTTGCGCTGGACGCAGGCATGGGGTCGCTCATCGACGCGCTCTGCGCGCGCTTGCCCGCCGGGAGCGTTCGTCTGGGCACGCGTGCGCGCGCCATCGCGCGCGGCGCCGGGAGCGGGGGCGCCGCCGGCTACCGGGTTGAGCTGCAGGGCGCGCCTCCGATCGCCGCGGACGGCGTCGTCGTCGCGACCCGCGCGCCGCAGGCGGGGGCGCTGGTGGACGGACTCGACGCCGGGCTCGCGGATCAGCTTCGCTCCATCTCGTACGCGTCCTCCGCCGTCGTCACGCTCGCGTACCGTCGGGAGCAGATCGCACACGCGCTCGACGGGTTCGGGTTTGTCGTCCCGGCGGTGGAGCGGCTCCCAATCCTCGCGTGCAGCTTCTCGAGCGTCAAGTTCGCCGGGCGCGCCCCGGCGGGGTGCGTGCTCCTGCGCGTGTTCCTCGGCGGCGCCCTGCGTCCGGAGGAACTCGCGCGCGATGACGCCGCGCTGACCGCCGTCGCGGCGGACGCGCTGCGGCCGCTCCTCGGGATCAACGGACCGGCCCGCCTGGCGCGCGTGCGCCGCCACCTCGAGGCGATGCCTCAGTATGTCGTTGGGCACGTGGCGCGCGTCGCGCGGATCGAGTCGCGCGTCGGCGCACACACCGGCCTCGCCCTGGCGGGCGGCGCGTATCGCGGCGTTGGCATTCCCGACTGCGTCCGGTCCGGCGAGCAGGCAGCGGAGCGGGTGTTCAACGAGTGTGTCTGTGTGCCGTGATCTGACGGAAGAGGTCGCCCGGCGGCACATCGCCGCGGCGTCGAACGACCGAGGGAGGCCGATGTGTCCATCGCGAGGCGAGATGTGCTCTTCTGGGTGGTGGCGACGGTCATCATCCTGGGCGTCCTTGCGATCGCGGTGCCGCTGCGACACACGAGTTACAACCGCGCCATATTCTGGGGGAACGTTGTGGGCGGCCTCGTGATCTTCAGGGTGGGGATGCAGGTCCTTTGGGCCGGCATGCGAAGCCGGCACCGGGCGCGGCTCTGGCTGGGTGGCGGAATCGCTGTCGTCGGGCT
This window encodes:
- a CDS encoding 3-oxoacyl-ACP reductase family protein — encoded protein: MGRLAGKVAVVTGGSRGFGRATAILFGQEGADLVIAYRAAERDAVAVATDVERGGRRALVVRADIARAADTASIAEQALRAFGHVDILVNNAGIMDVSAFATQDPATWTQMIDVNVYGMLTLTRALLPAMTARKTGRIINLSSQLGHAGGENFAVYSGTKGFVLAYTKSLAREVGPHGITVNAICPGGIVTDMNRHIYPPERQRARAAELPLRRLGDPDDIARAAVYLASDDGRFVTGQCLDVNGGSIMV
- a CDS encoding DUF167 domain-containing protein, with amino-acid sequence MRLTVLVVPRARGTRVEPQDDGTLRVAVTAPPHEGRANAALVEALADHFGVPRSRVRIVRGHGNRRKVVEIDGARA
- a CDS encoding ribonuclease H-like domain-containing protein → MPKPAIAVDIETVGHEWEMLAPEVRAYLLERERDESRRAEVPQRLALHPGTGRVVMIGVWYIDEERGRVLVEGAPAEWAALDDRAQMLQGTEDAILREFWGLVREVGTIVTFNGRSFDGPYLMIRSAILGVEPSRNLVPYRYSFQDHCDLVDVLSFRGARNVSGSLDFWCRQFGIPSPKEEVRGAAVGDLFRDERLRDLARYCLGDARATAQLYRRLRSIVKVLDARG
- the hemE gene encoding uroporphyrinogen decarboxylase, which produces MPGADVDAVAGLPFLRACRRQGTARTPVWVMRQAGRYLPEYQAVRARMSLLDLCKTPEAAAEVTVRAVEVLGVDAAIIFADILLLTEPLGVGLSFVRGEGPMIHRPIRTREAVQGLPDIDPAEGVPFVFEAVRLAREGLGGRVPLIGFAGAPFTVASYLIEGRPSQAFRETKRLMHADPDAWDALMDRLAGLTVRYLNGQIAAGADAVQLFDSWIGCLSPDDYRRFVLPHSRRVIAAVTPGAPVIHFGTGTAGLLELMREAGGDVIGLDWRVDLGQAWHRLGDGVAVQGNLDPALLLASPGEIRRGVRRVLEAAGGRPGHVFNLGHGVLPETPWEHVVAMVEAVHELSGGTT
- the hemH gene encoding ferrochelatase, whose translation is MTGTPGAVLLIAYGGPDTLADVRPYLANVLRGRHVPQTRVDEVAHHYELFGGHSPLTELTGRQAASLEAMLRARGHTLPVYVGMRNWTPYLFETLAEMRSRGVRRAAGIIMAPQQSYSSWDQYRENVAEARSRVGADAPEVEYIAPWYDAPGFVEAQADRAAAALAAVPAGRRVDTPLVFTAHSIPVRMADASPYVAQVAASARLVAERIGHSRWFIAYQSRSGDPREPWLAPDVNEMVRDLAGAGAPAVVVIPVGFVSDHIEVRYDLDTEARAAAEAAGIGFYRAGTVMDHPAFIGALADRVEALVAAPR
- the hemG gene encoding protoporphyrinogen oxidase translates to MRPEPPAASGTGAPRGGAPPASRPVRIAVIGGGVAGLAAAHRLVERASETRADLDVVVCEAGPHVGGAIRTERQDGYLIEDGPDSFLTEKPWAVALCGRLGIADRLIGTAPDRRQTFVVRGGRLRALPDGFTLMAPMRVGPVLRSDLFTWRGKLRMGMDLLLPRGPACEDESLAAFVTRRFGREVLDRVAQPMVAGIYTADPETLSLGATMPRFLDMERRHRSVILALLRARAARANEAAAPTSSGPRWSLFVALDAGMGSLIDALCARLPAGSVRLGTRARAIARGAGSGGAAGYRVELQGAPPIAADGVVVATRAPQAGALVDGLDAGLADQLRSISYASSAVVTLAYRREQIAHALDGFGFVVPAVERLPILACSFSSVKFAGRAPAGCVLLRVFLGGALRPEELARDDAALTAVAADALRPLLGINGPARLARVRRHLEAMPQYVVGHVARVARIESRVGAHTGLALAGGAYRGVGIPDCVRSGEQAAERVFNECVCVP